One Rossellomorea aquimaris DNA window includes the following coding sequences:
- a CDS encoding HAD hydrolase-like protein translates to MTQSIIFDMDGTLFQTDRILEVSLEDTFDHLRFRNLWDTLTPIDQYRDIMGVPLPKVWEALLPDHSQEVREQTDTYFLESLIHNIEKGRGGLYPNVKEVFSYLKENDISIYIASNGLTEYLQAIVNHYQLDRWVTETFSIQQIPTLDKGDLVKTIIDKYDITNGTVVGDRLSDINAAKDNHLISIGCRFDFAQEAELAQADYIIDNLMELKKIVPKSKSEINC, encoded by the coding sequence ATGACACAATCAATCATTTTTGATATGGATGGGACTCTATTTCAAACAGACAGAATCTTGGAAGTATCACTTGAGGATACATTTGACCATTTACGATTCCGAAATTTATGGGATACTCTGACGCCAATAGATCAATACCGTGACATAATGGGGGTGCCTCTCCCGAAAGTATGGGAAGCTTTACTGCCTGATCATTCTCAAGAGGTGAGGGAACAAACAGATACTTATTTTCTTGAAAGTCTAATACATAACATTGAAAAGGGCAGAGGTGGTTTGTATCCAAACGTAAAGGAGGTTTTTAGTTATTTAAAAGAGAATGATATTTCGATTTACATAGCGAGTAATGGCTTAACAGAATATTTGCAGGCTATTGTAAACCATTATCAATTAGATCGTTGGGTCACCGAAACCTTCAGTATCCAACAGATTCCAACGCTGGATAAAGGTGATCTCGTGAAGACGATTATCGATAAGTATGATATAACCAACGGCACAGTGGTGGGAGATCGTCTATCGGATATCAATGCCGCTAAAGACAATCATCTGATTTCAATCGGCTGCCGCTTCGATTTTGCCCAAGAAGCAGAACTGGCTCAGGCCGATTACATCATAGATAATCTGATGGAACTGAAGAAAATAGTGCCTAAGAGTAAAAGTGAAATCAATTGCTAA
- a CDS encoding YdeI family protein, with product MIKPNRKVDGFIKKTKTWKEEFERLRSILLGFDELDEEIKWMHPCYTLEGKNIVLMHGFKDYCALLFHKGALLKDPDGILIQQTENVQAARQIRFTNVQEIIEMKPILKAYIQEAIEVEKAGLQVELKKTEEYTIPEELQTKFDDVPALKTAFEELTPGRQRAYILYFSKAKQSKTRESRIEKYMEHILDGKGLND from the coding sequence ATGATAAAGCCGAATCGTAAGGTTGATGGATTTATAAAAAAAACCAAGACGTGGAAGGAAGAGTTTGAGAGATTGAGAAGCATCCTTCTTGGCTTTGATGAGCTGGACGAAGAAATCAAGTGGATGCATCCCTGTTACACGCTAGAGGGTAAAAACATTGTATTAATGCACGGATTTAAAGACTATTGTGCGCTTCTGTTTCACAAAGGGGCTTTGTTGAAGGACCCCGACGGGATTCTCATCCAACAAACGGAGAATGTACAGGCTGCGCGCCAGATCCGGTTCACGAATGTTCAAGAAATCATAGAAATGAAGCCAATCTTGAAAGCGTATATCCAGGAAGCCATTGAAGTGGAAAAGGCCGGTTTGCAAGTGGAATTAAAAAAGACTGAAGAATACACCATCCCTGAAGAACTTCAAACTAAATTCGACGATGTCCCTGCCTTGAAGACGGCTTTTGAAGAATTGACGCCGGGAAGGCAACGAGCATACATTCTTTATTTCTCTAAAGCCAAACAATCCAAAACCCGCGAGTCGAGGATTGAAAAATATATGGAGCATATTCTTGATGGTAAGGGATTGAATGATTAG
- a CDS encoding iron chaperone translates to MDVFAPYLAGIDNPDHRNRLEEILTWVAEKFPQMEPVMKWNTPMFTDHGTFIIGIDAAKHHVSVAPEAVTMTEFAERIEQAGYSATKGLFRIKWKDPVDYKLLEDMITYNIQDKAEYTAFWRK, encoded by the coding sequence ATGGATGTTTTTGCACCATATTTAGCAGGTATCGATAATCCCGATCACCGCAATCGATTGGAAGAAATCCTGACGTGGGTTGCGGAGAAATTCCCGCAAATGGAACCAGTGATGAAATGGAATACCCCTATGTTTACCGATCACGGCACATTTATCATCGGTATTGACGCAGCGAAGCATCATGTAAGCGTTGCACCTGAGGCGGTAACCATGACGGAGTTTGCCGAAAGGATTGAACAAGCCGGCTACAGTGCCACTAAGGGCTTGTTTCGAATTAAGTGGAAAGACCCGGTGGATTACAAATTGCTTGAGGATATGATTACATATAATATTCAGGATAAAGCAGAATACACGGCCTTTTGGCGGAAGTAG
- a CDS encoding GNAT family N-acetyltransferase: MMNLQYEVIPEEKAEYCRNLCDELMDFQQSKASITPERFDSMNFDTRMLPSIQSALHNYIVVVRDPHKHDEIVAYVYTNISPKESYSNDFATFFDLSSVQKENVGCLSQFYIKEGYRQFGVGSRLFNMSMDWLKTYEDVADYFVFTSNGNQEALEFYQRKGFSISHDILDGFITVLRSQR, encoded by the coding sequence ATGATGAATCTACAATATGAAGTGATTCCAGAAGAAAAAGCAGAATACTGCCGGAATCTGTGCGATGAACTGATGGACTTTCAACAGTCAAAGGCATCCATTACACCTGAACGATTTGACAGCATGAATTTTGATACCAGGATGCTGCCATCGATCCAAAGTGCTTTACATAATTACATAGTGGTGGTGAGGGATCCTCATAAACATGACGAAATTGTCGCGTATGTGTATACCAATATTTCACCTAAAGAATCGTATTCAAATGATTTTGCCACGTTTTTCGATCTTTCATCAGTTCAGAAAGAAAACGTAGGTTGTTTATCCCAATTTTATATTAAAGAGGGGTATCGGCAATTCGGTGTGGGATCCAGGCTCTTTAACATGTCAATGGATTGGTTGAAAACCTACGAGGATGTGGCGGATTATTTTGTGTTTACATCGAATGGGAATCAAGAGGCATTGGAATTCTATCAGCGGAAAGGGTTCTCGATTTCTCATGATATCCTGGACGGATTTATCACGGTTTTACGAAGTCAACGCTGA
- a CDS encoding YhgE/Pip domain-containing protein, with translation MRKKQLRYSALALMLFLPSFLSVPAQAATEGKVTSKDEVVYATLDAAGDLDSIYVVNTFEVARAGKILDYGEFSSVKNLTDLKKLELEGQKIEMDAPEGKFTYQGNMQEDTKLPWDVTVSYSLDGKKIDPSQLAGKSGHLEINIDTAENKNAGTVFYENYLLQVSLNLPNTYENIEAADGMVANAGKNKQITFTVMPGKEKKLSVETDVADFEFEGVQIAAVPSTLPIDTTGTEGMTDDISELSDAIGKLNTGVADLKNGVSQLNDGASSLRDGSAQYKNGISELNGSSSQIVGASNSIGDALRTINQSLAANPAEMDLSALNELPAGLTQLADGLTQAANGLSTLQKNYSSAYAALDAAMAGIPSSELSEEEITALYGSGADPQVVDKLVESHQAAQKVKGTYASVKEAFAAVEPTLNQVSGSVNEMSGQLTSISNNLSASLKETDMSGFAQLQKGLGELSANYGDFHSGLVRYTEGVGQLSTSYGKLHAGIAELAGGTNELEGGVTDLHSGTSQLHQETKNLPDKMQEEINKMMAEYDKSDFKPVSFVSSKNEKVSSVQFVIKTESIEKEEQDTKKAEPKKEKGFWELLMDLFK, from the coding sequence ATGAGAAAAAAACAATTACGTTATTCTGCACTCGCGTTGATGCTATTCTTGCCTTCATTTCTTAGTGTACCAGCCCAAGCGGCAACGGAAGGAAAGGTCACTTCGAAGGATGAAGTCGTGTACGCGACATTGGACGCAGCTGGAGACCTGGATTCTATCTATGTCGTGAATACCTTCGAGGTAGCTCGTGCCGGAAAGATCCTCGATTACGGGGAATTCAGCAGCGTCAAGAATCTGACGGATCTGAAGAAGCTTGAGCTGGAGGGGCAGAAGATTGAAATGGACGCCCCGGAAGGAAAGTTCACATATCAAGGAAACATGCAAGAAGATACAAAGTTACCTTGGGATGTGACGGTATCATATAGCTTGGATGGGAAGAAAATCGATCCATCACAACTTGCAGGTAAAAGCGGACACCTCGAAATCAACATCGATACTGCTGAAAATAAGAATGCAGGTACTGTATTTTATGAGAATTATTTATTGCAGGTTTCCCTGAACCTGCCGAATACGTATGAAAACATCGAAGCGGCAGACGGAATGGTGGCGAATGCTGGGAAGAATAAGCAAATCACCTTTACCGTCATGCCTGGAAAAGAGAAAAAGCTAAGCGTGGAAACGGATGTAGCGGACTTTGAGTTCGAGGGTGTTCAGATCGCGGCGGTCCCTTCCACACTCCCAATCGATACGACGGGAACAGAAGGTATGACGGATGACATATCGGAACTATCAGATGCCATCGGGAAGTTAAATACCGGGGTGGCCGACCTGAAAAATGGTGTGTCCCAATTGAACGATGGGGCATCGAGCCTGCGTGACGGTTCGGCTCAATATAAAAATGGCATCAGTGAATTGAACGGTTCTTCGTCTCAAATTGTCGGAGCCTCGAATTCTATCGGCGATGCACTGCGAACCATCAATCAGTCACTGGCTGCGAATCCTGCTGAAATGGATTTATCAGCTTTGAATGAGCTGCCGGCTGGTTTGACACAATTGGCAGATGGCCTGACACAAGCCGCGAATGGGTTATCGACCCTGCAGAAAAACTATTCTTCAGCCTACGCAGCATTGGACGCTGCTATGGCGGGAATCCCTTCTTCCGAGCTTTCGGAAGAAGAAATTACCGCATTATATGGAAGCGGAGCGGATCCCCAGGTAGTGGATAAACTGGTGGAGTCCCATCAAGCTGCGCAAAAAGTGAAGGGGACCTATGCAAGCGTCAAGGAAGCCTTCGCGGCCGTGGAACCGACCTTGAATCAGGTGAGTGGTTCCGTGAACGAGATGAGCGGACAGCTGACTTCCATCTCGAATAATCTGTCTGCATCATTGAAAGAAACGGATATGAGCGGGTTTGCTCAGCTGCAAAAAGGACTGGGTGAATTGTCCGCCAACTACGGCGACTTCCACTCCGGATTGGTCCGCTATACAGAAGGCGTAGGTCAGTTATCCACTTCTTACGGTAAGCTTCATGCAGGCATTGCTGAACTGGCTGGAGGAACAAACGAATTAGAAGGTGGAGTCACAGACCTTCACAGTGGAACGAGCCAACTGCACCAGGAAACGAAAAACCTTCCTGACAAAATGCAAGAAGAAATCAATAAGATGATGGCTGAATACGATAAATCGGATTTCAAGCCGGTATCCTTCGTTTCCTCCAAAAACGAAAAAGTATCTTCCGTGCAATTTGTGATCAAGACAGAAAGCATCGAAAAAGAAGAACAAGATACGAAGAAAGCAGAACCGAAGAAAGAAAAAGGGTTTTGGGAGCTGCTGATGGATTTGTTTAAGTAA